In Herbaspirillum seropedicae, a single window of DNA contains:
- a CDS encoding sirohydrochlorin chelatase gives MQSLILFAHGARDPAWAAPFERLRALTRAAMPQASVELAFLELMQPDLPSVVAQQVAAGSQRITVIPVFLGQGGHVRRDLPQLLEQLRQAHPQAEIRTVPAVGEDEAVLQAIAAYCVAAGS, from the coding sequence ATGCAAAGTCTGATCCTCTTCGCCCACGGCGCCCGCGACCCTGCCTGGGCTGCGCCTTTTGAACGCCTGCGGGCCCTGACCCGCGCTGCCATGCCCCAGGCCAGCGTGGAACTGGCCTTCCTGGAACTGATGCAGCCCGATCTGCCCAGCGTGGTGGCGCAGCAGGTGGCCGCTGGCAGCCAGCGCATCACCGTCATTCCGGTGTTCCTGGGGCAGGGCGGCCATGTGCGGCGCGATCTGCCGCAATTGCTGGAGCAGTTGCGCCAGGCGCATCCGCAGGCGGAAATCCGGACCGTGCCGGCAGTGGGAGAGGATGAGGCCGTGTTGCAGGCGATCGCCGCCTATTGCGTAGCGGCCGGCAGCTGA